Proteins from a single region of Streptomyces sp. HUAS 15-9:
- a CDS encoding MFS transporter, which produces MSGTTTAAVRLRRRTAGASANRWVVLVVLCVSLLLVALDATVLHVAVPAVTEDLRPGGIELLWIVDAYPLVCASLLILFGTLGDRVGRRRILLLGYALFGVASAVAAVAPSAHVLILARALLGVGGAMIMPATLSILRQVFPDRRERALAIGLWSAVAAVGAAVGPLLGGFLLEHFWWGSVFLVNIPLMLVSLPVGRLLLPESTGERNGPWDVVGALMAAAGLFGLVLGVKRLGGGEPVASVFTLVPLVLGALLMALFVRRQRRRPHPLVDLRMFARPAFSTSVGCIVLAMLALVGLELIAAQYLQLVLGLSPLETGLRLLPLTIAAMAAGLAGARMLRRFGPRRMVCFGFLLTAAGVLTLTAMGGEDNTGLLLAGFVVLGFGLETTLFGAYESMLSEAPAEQAGGAAAIGETSYQLGAGIGIALLGSVMNAAYTPGLASVPGVPASASAAAGHSLGEAYTVAARLGGSAGAALRRAARDSFVHGLHVTLLVSVGLLLLGAVMAVRLPRVMQCEEEMAESVEPAVELPAPREPTRTRVSA; this is translated from the coding sequence ATGTCCGGGACGACCACGGCTGCGGTTCGGCTGCGCCGTCGGACGGCCGGGGCGAGCGCCAACCGCTGGGTCGTCCTCGTCGTCCTCTGCGTCAGCCTGCTCCTGGTCGCCCTCGACGCGACCGTGCTGCACGTGGCCGTGCCCGCGGTCACCGAGGACCTCAGGCCCGGCGGCATAGAACTGCTCTGGATCGTCGACGCCTATCCGCTGGTCTGCGCGTCGCTGCTGATCCTCTTCGGCACGCTCGGCGACCGGGTGGGCCGCAGACGGATTCTCCTTCTCGGATACGCCCTGTTCGGCGTCGCGTCCGCCGTGGCGGCCGTGGCGCCGAGCGCCCATGTACTGATTCTGGCCCGCGCGCTGCTCGGCGTCGGTGGCGCGATGATCATGCCCGCCACGCTGTCGATCCTGCGGCAGGTCTTTCCCGACCGCCGGGAGCGGGCGCTGGCGATCGGCCTGTGGAGCGCGGTCGCGGCGGTGGGCGCGGCGGTCGGCCCGCTGCTCGGCGGCTTCCTGCTCGAGCACTTCTGGTGGGGCTCGGTGTTCCTGGTGAACATCCCGCTGATGCTGGTCAGCCTGCCGGTGGGCCGGCTGCTGCTGCCCGAGTCGACGGGCGAGCGCAACGGGCCCTGGGACGTGGTCGGCGCGCTGATGGCGGCGGCCGGGCTGTTCGGTCTGGTGCTGGGCGTGAAGCGGCTCGGCGGCGGGGAGCCGGTGGCGAGCGTGTTCACGCTGGTACCGCTGGTTCTGGGCGCGCTGCTGATGGCGCTGTTCGTCCGCCGCCAGCGACGGCGCCCGCATCCGCTGGTGGATCTGCGGATGTTCGCGCGCCCGGCGTTCAGCACGTCGGTGGGGTGCATCGTGCTCGCGATGCTCGCGCTGGTGGGTCTGGAGCTGATCGCGGCGCAGTATCTGCAGTTGGTGCTCGGGCTCTCCCCGCTGGAGACGGGACTGCGGCTGCTGCCGCTGACGATCGCGGCGATGGCGGCGGGGCTCGCGGGCGCGCGCATGCTGCGCCGGTTCGGGCCGCGGCGGATGGTGTGCTTCGGGTTCCTCCTCACCGCCGCGGGGGTGCTGACGCTGACGGCGATGGGCGGCGAGGACAACACGGGGCTGCTGCTGGCCGGTTTTGTCGTGCTCGGCTTCGGGCTGGAGACGACGCTCTTCGGGGCGTACGAGTCGATGCTGAGCGAGGCGCCCGCGGAGCAGGCCGGTGGGGCGGCGGCGATCGGCGAGACCTCGTACCAGCTGGGGGCGGGGATCGGGATCGCGCTTCTCGGAAGCGTGATGAACGCGGCGTACACGCCCGGGCTCGCGTCCGTGCCGGGTGTGCCGGCGTCGGCGTCCGCGGCGGCGGGGCATTCGCTGGGGGAGGCGTACACCGTCGCCGCGCGGCTCGGCGGGTCGGCCGGGGCGGCTCTGCGCCGGGCGGCGCGGGACTCCTTTGTGCATGGTCTGCATGTCACGTTGCTGGTGAGCGTGGGGCTGTTGCTGCTCGGGGCGGTGATGGCGGTGCGGTTGCCGCGGGTCATGCAGTGCGAGGAGGAGATGGCGGAGTCGGTGGAGCCGGCGGTGGAGCTGCCGGCGCCGAGGGAGCCGACGAGGACGCGCGTCTCGGCGTAG
- a CDS encoding mannosyltransferase family protein: protein MTDLATRVAPPRYAPLRRAAPALLGYAAVRVLGLVVLAVWSAARGKSAHTLLTARWDALWYTRVAELGYGYEVRLPNGDVHSNLAFFPLLPWLERLVHALTPLSYADAGLVVSVIASLAAAWGIFAVADLVYGRRAGVCAVLLWAVLPVGIVQSMAYSESLFTALAAWSLYSVLTGRWVSAGLLAAFAGLTRPVGLAVVAAVWTAGIASFVRDRRVSMAEGARGDGHAPDAASAVRAPRVVTADGAPDATRAPSISSGAPVALRALGMLLAPLGAAAYVLWVGHHTGKGPLGYLDVQAGWRNGFDGGYAFARFVADKFTSFPSALAGLGLIVAVGLVIWLYVVGVRQRQPLPLLVYTGVVIALALCASSYFGSKPRLLLPAFPLLLPLALALARPRTSRAVLVTAGVAVASAVYGAFWLNGSGPP, encoded by the coding sequence GTGACCGATCTTGCAACGCGCGTGGCACCACCCCGGTACGCGCCTCTGCGCCGGGCGGCCCCGGCTCTGCTCGGGTACGCGGCCGTGCGCGTCCTGGGGCTGGTCGTGCTGGCGGTGTGGAGCGCCGCGCGCGGCAAGAGCGCGCACACACTGCTGACCGCGCGCTGGGACGCCCTCTGGTACACGCGGGTCGCGGAGCTCGGCTATGGCTACGAGGTGCGTCTGCCGAACGGCGACGTCCACTCCAACCTGGCCTTCTTCCCGCTGCTGCCCTGGCTGGAGCGGCTGGTGCACGCGCTCACGCCGCTGTCGTACGCGGACGCGGGGCTCGTCGTGAGCGTGATCGCCTCGCTCGCCGCGGCCTGGGGGATCTTCGCGGTCGCGGACCTTGTGTACGGGCGGCGGGCCGGGGTGTGCGCCGTACTGCTGTGGGCGGTGCTGCCGGTCGGGATCGTGCAGTCGATGGCGTACAGCGAGTCGTTGTTCACCGCCCTCGCCGCCTGGTCGCTGTACTCCGTGCTGACCGGCCGCTGGGTGAGTGCCGGTCTGCTGGCCGCGTTCGCGGGGCTGACCCGGCCGGTGGGGCTCGCCGTGGTGGCCGCGGTGTGGACGGCGGGCATTGCCTCGTTCGTGCGAGATCGGCGCGTCTCCATGGCGGAGGGCGCACGAGGCGACGGGCACGCCCCCGATGCCGCCAGCGCCGTCCGCGCCCCGCGCGTTGTGACAGCCGACGGCGCACCGGACGCAACACGCGCCCCATCCATCTCTTCCGGCGCACCCGTCGCACTGCGCGCCCTCGGCATGCTCCTCGCTCCCCTCGGTGCCGCCGCCTACGTCCTGTGGGTCGGCCATCACACCGGCAAGGGCCCGCTCGGCTATCTGGACGTCCAGGCGGGCTGGCGCAACGGCTTCGACGGCGGATATGCCTTCGCCCGCTTTGTCGCCGACAAGTTCACGTCATTCCCGTCGGCCCTCGCCGGGCTGGGGCTGATCGTCGCAGTGGGCCTGGTGATCTGGCTGTACGTGGTCGGCGTACGGCAGCGCCAGCCGCTTCCGCTGCTGGTGTACACGGGTGTCGTCATCGCGCTCGCGCTGTGTGCGTCGAGTTACTTCGGCTCCAAGCCCCGTCTTCTGCTGCCCGCCTTCCCGCTGCTCCTGCCGCTCGCCCTGGCCCTGGCCCGGCCGCGCACGTCAAGGGCGGTGCTGGTCACGGCCGGTGTGGCGGTGGCGTCGGCCGTCTACGGCGCGTTCTGGCTCAATGGATCCGGCCCGCCGTGA
- a CDS encoding phosphatase PAP2 family protein, giving the protein MRTERNLTRLDRVFARLDREPERPAHIDVPRMSRHRVVLFTATLAFYLAIVWAVVITSWLVRLDWQVMFFRPYQQWPEIHAFLDYYVVLGQRGPTAVMVAAWLGWRSWRQHTLRPLLTLGASLLLLNITVGAAKLGMGRLGPHYATIIGSSEMGRGGDIFPSGHTANAVVTWGILAYLASTGRARRWLSALSAVTSLGVGLTTVYLGTHWLSDVLLGWAAGLLILLALPWCEPLIAKAEIAIFDQRDRWRARRGRTVPVPALPVAPVVLKPRTVPAEEPAPEREPAVSVRSPRAPIHLAPGPHTARSERTPVTPAGSRRPPHSDRVPRGTAPAARPVTGG; this is encoded by the coding sequence GTGCGTACCGAACGAAACCTCACCCGTCTGGACCGGGTGTTCGCCAGGCTGGACCGTGAGCCGGAACGACCGGCCCACATCGATGTGCCGAGGATGAGCCGGCACCGGGTCGTGCTGTTCACCGCGACCCTCGCCTTCTATCTGGCGATCGTGTGGGCCGTCGTGATCACGTCCTGGCTGGTCCGGCTCGACTGGCAGGTCATGTTCTTCCGGCCGTACCAGCAGTGGCCGGAGATCCACGCCTTCCTCGACTACTACGTGGTGCTGGGCCAGCGCGGCCCCACCGCCGTGATGGTCGCCGCGTGGCTCGGCTGGCGCTCCTGGCGGCAGCACACGCTCCGCCCGCTGCTCACCCTCGGTGCGTCCCTGCTGCTGCTCAACATCACGGTGGGCGCCGCCAAGCTCGGCATGGGCCGTCTCGGCCCGCACTACGCCACCATCATCGGCTCGAGCGAGATGGGTCGGGGCGGCGATATATTCCCCAGCGGCCACACCGCCAACGCGGTGGTGACGTGGGGAATCCTGGCCTATCTGGCCTCCACTGGGAGAGCGCGCCGCTGGCTGTCCGCGCTGTCGGCGGTCACCTCGCTCGGCGTCGGCCTCACCACCGTCTACCTCGGTACGCACTGGCTGAGTGACGTGCTGCTGGGCTGGGCCGCGGGCCTGTTGATCCTGCTCGCCCTGCCGTGGTGCGAGCCGCTGATCGCCAAGGCCGAGATCGCGATCTTCGACCAGCGCGACCGTTGGCGCGCCCGCCGCGGCCGTACGGTGCCCGTACCGGCCCTTCCGGTCGCTCCCGTGGTGCTCAAGCCGCGGACCGTGCCCGCAGAGGAGCCGGCCCCGGAGCGCGAACCGGCCGTCTCGGTCCGCTCGCCCCGGGCGCCGATCCACCTGGCGCCCGGCCCGCACACGGCCCGCTCCGAACGCACTCCGGTCACCCCGGCGGGCAGCCGCCGCCCGCCGCACTCGGACCGCGTGCCGCGCGGCACCGCCCCGGCGGCCCGCCCGGTGACGGGCGGCTGA
- a CDS encoding I78 family peptidase inhibitor, with amino-acid sequence MAPIPTPSAEPQDSPEGYVGLDAASAERLARERGWSTVRSLPPGAIITMEYRVGRLNFEVRDGRVARAWKG; translated from the coding sequence ATGGCACCGATTCCCACTCCGTCAGCGGAGCCCCAGGACAGTCCGGAAGGGTACGTCGGCCTCGACGCGGCGAGCGCCGAGCGGCTCGCGCGCGAGCGGGGGTGGTCGACGGTGCGGTCGCTGCCGCCGGGCGCGATCATCACCATGGAGTACCGGGTGGGGCGGCTGAACTTCGAGGTGCGCGACGGCCGGGTGGCGCGGGCCTGGAAGGGCTGA
- a CDS encoding ABC transporter substrate-binding protein, producing the protein MPRGRPTRAVETAAAVLLLLVGTACGSRLPESDFEHDSRAPAPAGGAPLRVGVITSATSPVGGNAFTGPRDGAKAYFDRLDARGGIDGRRVEVRLCDDGGSGVGNNTCVHRLIEEDQVVALVATASLDYAGASRVSHARVPDIGGQPIGAAYDTWPHLYGIYGSQAPRDGTPGWGGQLYGGTEVYRYFKREKGARTAAVVSYNQAASAAYARLVERGLKAEGYTVIPEQVDFALPNFRAVAADLKEQGADLVFDAIDTHGNAQLCKAMDDVGARVVAKVTNVQNWTSTVPEDYKDSPRCRNALWVTGSSRNYEDTGDPAVREFRDATNGLSTHSQWQLEGWAAARWFTDAARACATKGITRACVDDFVNRGRDYTAGGLLIPVSFERLPEPPRTRRACLSVARWKDGRGWVSQGDMNSTCFDVPQLPYTP; encoded by the coding sequence ATGCCTCGCGGTCGGCCCACCCGGGCTGTTGAGACCGCTGCCGCGGTGCTGCTGCTCCTCGTGGGCACGGCCTGCGGCAGCCGGCTGCCCGAGAGCGACTTCGAGCACGACTCGCGGGCGCCCGCGCCCGCCGGCGGCGCACCCCTGCGCGTCGGCGTCATCACCAGCGCCACCAGCCCCGTCGGCGGCAACGCGTTCACCGGCCCGCGCGACGGCGCCAAGGCGTACTTCGACCGGCTCGACGCGCGCGGGGGCATCGACGGCCGCCGGGTCGAGGTGCGCCTGTGCGACGACGGCGGCAGCGGCGTCGGCAACAACACGTGCGTGCACCGGCTGATCGAAGAGGACCAGGTGGTCGCCCTGGTCGCCACCGCGTCCCTGGACTACGCGGGCGCCTCCCGGGTCTCCCACGCGCGCGTGCCCGACATCGGCGGCCAGCCCATCGGCGCCGCCTACGACACCTGGCCGCACCTGTACGGCATCTACGGCAGCCAGGCACCCCGCGACGGCACACCTGGCTGGGGCGGGCAGCTGTACGGCGGCACCGAGGTGTACCGCTACTTCAAGCGGGAGAAGGGCGCCCGCACGGCCGCGGTCGTCTCCTACAACCAGGCCGCGTCCGCCGCCTACGCCCGGCTCGTCGAGCGGGGACTGAAGGCCGAGGGCTACACGGTGATCCCCGAACAGGTCGACTTCGCGCTGCCCAACTTCCGTGCCGTCGCCGCCGATCTGAAGGAGCAGGGCGCCGACCTGGTCTTCGACGCCATCGACACGCACGGCAACGCCCAGCTGTGCAAGGCGATGGACGACGTCGGCGCCCGGGTCGTGGCCAAGGTGACCAACGTCCAGAACTGGACATCCACCGTCCCCGAGGACTACAAGGACTCCCCCCGCTGCCGCAACGCCCTGTGGGTGACCGGATCCAGCCGCAACTACGAGGACACCGGTGATCCGGCCGTACGGGAGTTCCGGGACGCGACCAACGGGCTGAGCACGCACTCCCAGTGGCAGCTGGAGGGCTGGGCGGCCGCGCGGTGGTTCACCGACGCGGCCAGGGCCTGCGCGACGAAGGGCATCACGCGCGCGTGCGTCGACGACTTCGTGAACCGCGGGCGCGACTACACCGCGGGCGGCCTGCTGATCCCGGTGTCGTTCGAGCGGCTTCCCGAGCCGCCGAGGACACGCAGGGCATGCCTGTCGGTGGCCCGCTGGAAGGACGGCAGGGGCTGGGTGTCGCAGGGGGACATGAACAGCACCTGCTTCGACGTGCCGCAACTGCCCTACACACCCTGA
- a CDS encoding ATP-binding cassette domain-containing protein: protein MTISLRHARVRYGPLEALHGVTLTGPGPGLTVLLGRNGSGRSTALRALAGTVPLSGGAVVWDGVDVTRVPAYERARRGLFLVPERQAVFGSLTVRENLELVASAYDSALDAYPQLRPLLPRRAGTLSGGEQRMLALSRALLARARVLLVDEPAQGMSPAVAARTYELLSALDACVVVAEQRLPPVLRGRPAFVYELRRGVVVFGGEAGERAVYP, encoded by the coding sequence ATGACCATCTCCCTGCGCCACGCACGCGTACGCTACGGCCCCCTGGAGGCCCTGCACGGTGTCACCCTCACCGGGCCGGGCCCGGGGCTGACCGTGCTGCTGGGCCGCAACGGCTCCGGTCGCAGCACCGCGCTGCGCGCACTCGCCGGGACCGTGCCGCTGTCCGGCGGGGCGGTGGTGTGGGACGGCGTCGACGTGACCCGTGTGCCCGCGTACGAACGGGCCCGGCGCGGGCTGTTCCTGGTCCCCGAGCGGCAGGCCGTGTTCGGGTCGCTGACCGTACGGGAGAACCTGGAACTCGTGGCGTCCGCGTACGACTCCGCGCTCGACGCCTATCCGCAGCTGCGCCCCTTGCTCCCCCGCCGCGCGGGCACCCTGTCGGGCGGTGAGCAGCGGATGCTGGCGCTCTCCCGTGCCCTGCTGGCACGCGCGCGCGTGCTGCTCGTCGACGAGCCCGCGCAGGGCATGTCCCCCGCGGTGGCGGCACGCACGTACGAGTTGCTGAGCGCGCTCGACGCCTGTGTCGTGGTCGCCGAGCAGCGGTTGCCGCCGGTGCTGCGCGGGCGGCCCGCGTTCGTGTACGAACTGCGCCGCGGGGTTGTCGTGTTCGGCGGTGAGGCGGGCGAGCGGGCCGTGTACCCCTGA
- a CDS encoding LysM peptidoglycan-binding domain-containing protein translates to MSECADTTRDNVRDDSARGDTARRARTTAVLAGAALLAPLGLLAATGNAAAADGGVWDRIAQCESGGNWHINTGNGYYGGLQFSAGTWRAYGGTAYAPTADGASRTQQIAVATKVQHAQGWGAWPTCSARAGAYGAAPAAGSSGTVGTKSTNTTKSTKTTKAAPAKPSKSPKRSTGHTNRGSSRDSSGGNYTVREGDTLSGIAARHGTTWQRIYAANKSVIGGDPDLIVPGQRLSL, encoded by the coding sequence ATGTCCGAATGTGCCGATACCACTCGCGACAACGTCCGTGACGACAGCGCTCGAGGCGACACCGCCCGCAGGGCGCGTACGACGGCGGTCCTCGCCGGAGCGGCACTGCTCGCTCCGCTCGGGCTGCTGGCCGCGACCGGCAACGCCGCCGCGGCGGACGGCGGAGTGTGGGACCGCATCGCCCAGTGCGAGAGCGGCGGCAACTGGCACATCAACACCGGCAACGGCTACTACGGCGGACTCCAGTTCTCCGCCGGCACCTGGCGTGCCTACGGGGGCACGGCCTACGCGCCGACCGCCGACGGGGCCAGCAGGACCCAGCAGATCGCCGTGGCCACCAAGGTCCAGCACGCCCAGGGCTGGGGCGCCTGGCCGACCTGCTCGGCGCGGGCCGGAGCGTACGGCGCCGCACCCGCGGCGGGCTCCTCCGGTACGGTCGGCACCAAGAGCACGAACACCACGAAGTCCACGAAGACCACGAAGGCAGCCCCGGCCAAGCCGTCGAAGTCGCCGAAGCGTTCGACCGGCCACACCAACCGCGGCTCGTCGCGTGACTCGTCCGGCGGCAACTACACCGTCCGCGAGGGCGACACGCTCAGCGGCATCGCCGCCCGGCACGGGACCACCTGGCAGCGGATCTACGCCGCCAACAAGTCCGTCATCGGCGGTGATCCCGACCTGATCGTGCCCGGGCAGCGCCTCTCGCTCTGA